One window of the Lasioglossum baleicum chromosome 8, iyLasBale1, whole genome shotgun sequence genome contains the following:
- the LOC143211552 gene encoding uncharacterized protein LOC143211552, with protein sequence MLDGKAFGAVTNSSLQSCAICGATPKVMNNISSILSRKCDDSRYEYGLSILHAHIRSLEFMLHISYRLDIQKWQIRDEEDKLKFHARKKHIQHELKIQLGLLVDIPKPNYGTSNDGNTARKFFINYEKVASITGVDSNLIRRFGVILATISSGCAIDVDAFYEYSIKTAKTFFNLYQWYYMPSSIHRILIHGSNIIKAFNLPIGMMSEEPLEARNKDLRRFKENNMRKSSRAAGITDLLHNFLFTSDPLISGILCKQTKLRTHKKTVFENEMKTLLLYEDNDDNDVDDNNSNLNNDNSNLDDNDSDLDDNDDSNMNNEDSNLDDANSNSDEESEIEVFGNDQ encoded by the coding sequence ATGTTGgatggtaaagccttcggtgcTGTCACTAATTCGTCATTGCAGTCGTGTGCAATATGTGGTGCGACACCAAAAGTAATGAACAATATAAGTTCCATTTTGAGTCGGAAATGCGATGACAGTAGATATGAGTATGGTCTATCCATACTACATGCTCATATTCGTTCTTTAGAATTTATGTTACACATTTCTTATCGCCTGGATATTCAGAAATGGCAAATAAGAGACGAAGAAGATAAACTAAAATTTCATGCACGGAAGAAACATATTCAACATGAATTGAAAATTCAATTGGGCTTGTTAGTGGACATTCCGAAGCCTAACTACGGCACAAGCAACGACGGAAATACTGCCAGaaagtttttcattaattatgaaaaagttgcGAGTATCACCGGGGTGGACAGTAATTTAATAAGAAGATTCGGCGTCATATTGGCAACAATATCAAGTGGATGTGCAATAGATGTAGATGCCTTCTATGAATATTCCATCAAAACAGCcaagacattttttaatttataccaATGGTATTATATGCCCTCTAGCATTCACCGCATATTAATTCATGGATCAAACATCATCAAGGCTTTTAATTTGCCAATTGGGATGATGTCCGAGGAACCGCTTGAGGCACGAAATAAAGATTTGAGGAGATTTAAAGAAAACAACATGAGGAAGAGCTCACGAGCAGCTGGCATAACTGATTTATTGCACAACTTTTTATTCACTTCCGACCCACTTATTTCTGGAATATTATGCAAACAGACAAAGTTACGGACACACAAAAAAACAgtatttgaaaatgaaatgaaaacccTTTTATTATATGAGGATAATGACGATAATGATGTGGATGATAACAATAGTAATTTGAATAATGACAATAGTAATTTGGATGATAACGATAGTGATTTGGATGATAACGACGACAGTAATATGAACAATGAAGATAGTAATTTGGATGATGCCAACAGTAATTCAGATGAAGAAAGCGAAATAGAAGTTTTTGGTAATGATCAgtaa